In a genomic window of Pontibacter liquoris:
- the fbaA gene encoding class II fructose-bisphosphate aldolase: MSETKTKFRAGVLYGDEVTELFKYANENNFALPAVNVIGTNSINAVLETARDVNSPVIIQFSHSGAQFVAGKGLANDQQKAAIAGAISGAHHVHLMAEAYGVPVVLHTDHAAKKLLPWIDGLLDAGEKFFAEHGKPLFSSHMLDLSEEHIQENVETCASYLKRMDRMGMTVEIELGVTGGEEDGVDNSDVDSNRLYTQPEEVAFAYEELKKISHRFTIAAAFGNVHGVYKPGNVELRPEILKNSQEFIQQKYGTGPNPVNFVFHGGSGSEKAKIKEAIEYGAIKMNIDTDMQWAFWEGIKNYYEANKAYLQAQLGNPTGDDAPNKKYYDPRVWLRKGEETFIERLKEAFTDLNANNRN; encoded by the coding sequence GTGAGCGAAACTAAAACTAAGTTCAGAGCCGGCGTACTATACGGAGATGAAGTAACAGAATTGTTTAAGTATGCCAATGAAAATAACTTTGCCCTTCCGGCAGTAAACGTCATCGGCACCAACTCTATCAACGCCGTGCTGGAAACAGCCCGCGATGTTAATTCACCCGTGATCATTCAGTTTTCGCACAGCGGTGCCCAGTTCGTAGCGGGCAAAGGCCTGGCGAACGATCAGCAGAAAGCAGCCATTGCCGGTGCTATTTCCGGTGCCCACCACGTGCACCTGATGGCCGAAGCCTACGGCGTGCCAGTCGTATTACATACCGACCATGCCGCTAAAAAACTGTTGCCGTGGATAGATGGCCTGCTGGATGCCGGTGAGAAATTTTTTGCCGAGCACGGCAAGCCTTTGTTCAGCTCGCACATGCTGGACCTCTCCGAAGAGCACATCCAGGAAAACGTGGAAACCTGCGCTTCTTACCTGAAGCGCATGGATCGCATGGGCATGACCGTAGAAATTGAGCTGGGTGTGACCGGTGGCGAGGAAGATGGCGTAGACAACTCTGATGTGGACAGCAACCGCCTTTACACGCAACCAGAAGAAGTAGCTTTTGCCTACGAAGAACTCAAGAAGATCAGCCACCGCTTTACCATCGCGGCAGCTTTTGGCAATGTGCACGGCGTGTATAAACCAGGCAACGTGGAGCTGCGTCCGGAAATCCTGAAAAACTCGCAGGAATTTATTCAGCAGAAGTATGGCACCGGCCCTAACCCGGTAAACTTTGTATTCCATGGTGGTTCCGGCTCAGAGAAGGCCAAGATCAAGGAAGCGATCGAATACGGCGCCATCAAAATGAACATTGATACTGACATGCAATGGGCGTTCTGGGAAGGCATCAAAAACTACTATGAAGCCAACAAAGCTTATTTGCAGGCACAGCTGGGCAACCCAACCGGCGATGATGCCCCGAATAAGAAATACTACGATCCACGGGTATGGCTGCGCAAAGGCGAGGAGACGTTTATTGAGCGCCTGAAAGAAGCTTTCACCGACCTGAACGCGAACAACCGTAACTAG